In Castor canadensis chromosome 11, mCasCan1.hap1v2, whole genome shotgun sequence, a single genomic region encodes these proteins:
- the Cks1b gene encoding cyclin-dependent kinases regulatory subunit 1: MSHKQIYYSDKYDDEEFEYRHVMLPKDIAKLVPKTHLMSESEWRNLGVQQSQGWVHYMIHEPEPHILLFRRPLPKKPKK; this comes from the exons ATGTCGCACAAACAAATTTACTATTCAGACAAATACGACGACGAGGAATTCGAATACCG GCATGTCATGTTGCCCAAGGATATAGCCAAGCTGGTCCCTAAAACTCATTTGATGTCTGAATCTGAATGGAGGAATCTTGGTGTTCAGCAAAGTCAGGGATGGGTTCATTACATGATCCACGAACCAG AACCTCACATCTTATTGTTCCGACGGCCACTGCCCAAGAAGCCAAAGAAATGA
- the Shc1 gene encoding SHC-transforming protein 1 isoform X1 — MDLLPPKSKYNPLRNESLSSLEEGASGSSPPEELPSPSASSLGPILPPLPEDDSPTTLCSFFPRMSNLKLANPAGGRLGPKGEPGRATEDGEGISGAAMLDSGPLPLLQDMNKLSGGGGRRTRVEGGQLGGEEWTRHGSFVNKPTRGWLHPNDKVMGPGVSYLVRYMGCVEVLQSMRALDFNTRTQVTREAISLVCEAVPGAKGATRRRKPCSRPLSSILGRSNLKFAGMPITLTVSTSSLNLMAADCKQIIANHHMQSISFASGGDPDTAEYVAYVAKDPVNQRACHILECPEGLAQDVISTIGQAFELRFKQYLRNPPKLVTPHDRMAGFDGSAWDEEEEEPPDHQYYNDFPGKEPPLGGVVDMRLREGAAPGAARPTPPSAQTPSHLGATLPVGQPAVGDSEIRKQMLPPPPCPAGRELFDDPSYVNVQNLDKARQAGGGAGPPNPAINGSAPRDLFDMKPFEDALRVPPPPQSMSMAEQLRGEPWFHGKLSRREAEALLQLNGDFLVRESTTTPGQYVLTGLQSGQPKHLLLVDPEGVVRTKDHRFESVSHLISYHMDNHLPIISAGSELCLQQPVERKQ, encoded by the exons ATGgatctcctgcctcccaagtccAAGTACAACCCACTTCGGAATGAGTCTCTGTCATCGCTGGAGGAGGGGGCTTCCGGGTCCAGCCCCCCAGAGGAGCTACCTTCTCCATCAGCCTCATCCCTGGGGCCCATCCTGCCTCCTTTGCCTGAGGACGATAGTCCCACTACCCTGTGCTCCTTCTTTCCCCGGATGAGCAACCTGAAGCTGGCCAACCCGGCTGGGGGACGCCTGGGACCTAAGGGGGAGCCAGGAAGGGCCACCGAGGATGGGGAAGGGATCTCAGGGGCAGCCATGCTGGACTCAGGCCCCCTGCCCCTCCTCCAGGACATGAACAAGCTGAGTGGAGGCGGCGGGCGCAGGACTCGGGTGGAAGGGGGCCAGCTGGGGGGCGAGGAGTGGACCCGGCACGGGAGCTTTGTCAATAAGCCCACGAGGGGCTGGCTGCATCCCAACGACAAAGTCATGGGACCTGGGGTATCCTACTTGGTTCGG TACATGGGCTGTGTGGAAGTCCTGCAGTCGATGCGTGCCCTTGACTTCAATACCCGGACTCAGGTCACCAG GGAGGCCATCAGCCTGGTTTGTGAGGCTGTGCCGGGTGCTAAGGGGGCAACAAGAAGGAGAAAG CCCTGTAGCCGCCCACTCAGCTCTATCCTGGGGAGGAGTAACCTGAAATTTGCTGGAATGCCAATCACTCTCACCGTCTCCACCAGCAGCCTCAACCTCATGGCCGCAGACTGTAAACAG ATCATTGCCAACCACCACATGCAATCTATCTCATTTGCGTCCGGCGGGGACCCG GACACAGCCGAGTATGTTGCTTATGTTGCCAAAGACCCTGTGAATCAGAGAG CCTGCCATATCCTGGAGTGTCCTGAAGGACTTGCCCAGGACGTCATCAGCACCATCGGTCAGGCCTTTGAGTTACGCTTCAAACAATACCTCAGGAACCCACCCAAGCTGGTCACCCCCCATGACAG GATGGCTGGCTTTGATGGCTCAGCTTgggatgaggaggaagaagagccaCCTGATCATCAGTACTATAATGACTTCCCGGGGAAGGAACCCCCTCTTGGGGGGGTAGTAGACATGAGACTTCGGGAAGGAGCTGCTCCAGGGGCTGCTCGACCCACTCCACCCAGTGCCCAGACCCCCAGCCACCTGGGGGCTACATTG CCTGTAGGGCAGCCTGCTGTGGGAGACTCAGAGATCCGCAAACAGATGTTGCCTCCACCACCCTGTCCAG CAGGTAGAGAACTCTTTGATGATCCCTCCTATGTCAACGTCCAGAACCTAGACAAGGCCCGGCAAGCAGGGGGTGGGGCTGGGCCGCCCAATCCTGCCATAAATGGCAGTGCACCTCGGGACCTCTTTGACATGA AACCCTTTGAAGATGCCCTCCGGGTGCCTCCACCTCCGCAGTCTATGTCCATGGCTGAGCAGCTCCGGGGAGAGCCCTGGTTCCATGGGAAACTGAGCCGGAGGGAGGCTGAGGCGCTGCTCCAGCTCAATGGGGACTTCCTGGTGCGAGAGAGCACGACCACACCTGGCCAATATGTGCTTACTGGCCTGCAGAGTGGACAACCCAAGCACCTACTTCTGGTGGACCCTGAGGGTGTG
- the Shc1 gene encoding SHC-transforming protein 1 isoform X2, with amino-acid sequence MDLLPPKSKYNPLRNESLSSLEEGASGSSPPEELPSPSASSLGPILPPLPEDDSPTTLCSFFPRMSNLKLANPAGGRLGPKGEPGRATEDGEGISGAAMLDSGPLPLLQDMNKLSGGGGRRTRVEGGQLGGEEWTRHGSFVNKPTRGWLHPNDKVMGPGVSYLVRYMGCVEVLQSMRALDFNTRTQVTREAISLVCEAVPGAKGATRRRKPCSRPLSSILGRSNLKFAGMPITLTVSTSSLNLMAADCKQIIANHHMQSISFASGGDPDTAEYVAYVAKDPVNQRACHILECPEGLAQDVISTIGQAFELRFKQYLRNPPKLVTPHDRMAGFDGSAWDEEEEEPPDHQYYNDFPGKEPPLGGVVDMRLREGAAPGAARPTPPSAQTPSHLGATLPVGQPAVGDSEIRKQMLPPPPCPGRELFDDPSYVNVQNLDKARQAGGGAGPPNPAINGSAPRDLFDMKPFEDALRVPPPPQSMSMAEQLRGEPWFHGKLSRREAEALLQLNGDFLVRESTTTPGQYVLTGLQSGQPKHLLLVDPEGVVRTKDHRFESVSHLISYHMDNHLPIISAGSELCLQQPVERKQ; translated from the exons ATGgatctcctgcctcccaagtccAAGTACAACCCACTTCGGAATGAGTCTCTGTCATCGCTGGAGGAGGGGGCTTCCGGGTCCAGCCCCCCAGAGGAGCTACCTTCTCCATCAGCCTCATCCCTGGGGCCCATCCTGCCTCCTTTGCCTGAGGACGATAGTCCCACTACCCTGTGCTCCTTCTTTCCCCGGATGAGCAACCTGAAGCTGGCCAACCCGGCTGGGGGACGCCTGGGACCTAAGGGGGAGCCAGGAAGGGCCACCGAGGATGGGGAAGGGATCTCAGGGGCAGCCATGCTGGACTCAGGCCCCCTGCCCCTCCTCCAGGACATGAACAAGCTGAGTGGAGGCGGCGGGCGCAGGACTCGGGTGGAAGGGGGCCAGCTGGGGGGCGAGGAGTGGACCCGGCACGGGAGCTTTGTCAATAAGCCCACGAGGGGCTGGCTGCATCCCAACGACAAAGTCATGGGACCTGGGGTATCCTACTTGGTTCGG TACATGGGCTGTGTGGAAGTCCTGCAGTCGATGCGTGCCCTTGACTTCAATACCCGGACTCAGGTCACCAG GGAGGCCATCAGCCTGGTTTGTGAGGCTGTGCCGGGTGCTAAGGGGGCAACAAGAAGGAGAAAG CCCTGTAGCCGCCCACTCAGCTCTATCCTGGGGAGGAGTAACCTGAAATTTGCTGGAATGCCAATCACTCTCACCGTCTCCACCAGCAGCCTCAACCTCATGGCCGCAGACTGTAAACAG ATCATTGCCAACCACCACATGCAATCTATCTCATTTGCGTCCGGCGGGGACCCG GACACAGCCGAGTATGTTGCTTATGTTGCCAAAGACCCTGTGAATCAGAGAG CCTGCCATATCCTGGAGTGTCCTGAAGGACTTGCCCAGGACGTCATCAGCACCATCGGTCAGGCCTTTGAGTTACGCTTCAAACAATACCTCAGGAACCCACCCAAGCTGGTCACCCCCCATGACAG GATGGCTGGCTTTGATGGCTCAGCTTgggatgaggaggaagaagagccaCCTGATCATCAGTACTATAATGACTTCCCGGGGAAGGAACCCCCTCTTGGGGGGGTAGTAGACATGAGACTTCGGGAAGGAGCTGCTCCAGGGGCTGCTCGACCCACTCCACCCAGTGCCCAGACCCCCAGCCACCTGGGGGCTACATTG CCTGTAGGGCAGCCTGCTGTGGGAGACTCAGAGATCCGCAAACAGATGTTGCCTCCACCACCCTGTCCAG GTAGAGAACTCTTTGATGATCCCTCCTATGTCAACGTCCAGAACCTAGACAAGGCCCGGCAAGCAGGGGGTGGGGCTGGGCCGCCCAATCCTGCCATAAATGGCAGTGCACCTCGGGACCTCTTTGACATGA AACCCTTTGAAGATGCCCTCCGGGTGCCTCCACCTCCGCAGTCTATGTCCATGGCTGAGCAGCTCCGGGGAGAGCCCTGGTTCCATGGGAAACTGAGCCGGAGGGAGGCTGAGGCGCTGCTCCAGCTCAATGGGGACTTCCTGGTGCGAGAGAGCACGACCACACCTGGCCAATATGTGCTTACTGGCCTGCAGAGTGGACAACCCAAGCACCTACTTCTGGTGGACCCTGAGGGTGTG
- the Shc1 gene encoding SHC-transforming protein 1 isoform X3, with the protein MNKLSGGGGRRTRVEGGQLGGEEWTRHGSFVNKPTRGWLHPNDKVMGPGVSYLVRYMGCVEVLQSMRALDFNTRTQVTREAISLVCEAVPGAKGATRRRKPCSRPLSSILGRSNLKFAGMPITLTVSTSSLNLMAADCKQIIANHHMQSISFASGGDPDTAEYVAYVAKDPVNQRACHILECPEGLAQDVISTIGQAFELRFKQYLRNPPKLVTPHDRMAGFDGSAWDEEEEEPPDHQYYNDFPGKEPPLGGVVDMRLREGAAPGAARPTPPSAQTPSHLGATLPVGQPAVGDSEIRKQMLPPPPCPAGRELFDDPSYVNVQNLDKARQAGGGAGPPNPAINGSAPRDLFDMKPFEDALRVPPPPQSMSMAEQLRGEPWFHGKLSRREAEALLQLNGDFLVRESTTTPGQYVLTGLQSGQPKHLLLVDPEGVVRTKDHRFESVSHLISYHMDNHLPIISAGSELCLQQPVERKQ; encoded by the exons ATGAACAAGCTGAGTGGAGGCGGCGGGCGCAGGACTCGGGTGGAAGGGGGCCAGCTGGGGGGCGAGGAGTGGACCCGGCACGGGAGCTTTGTCAATAAGCCCACGAGGGGCTGGCTGCATCCCAACGACAAAGTCATGGGACCTGGGGTATCCTACTTGGTTCGG TACATGGGCTGTGTGGAAGTCCTGCAGTCGATGCGTGCCCTTGACTTCAATACCCGGACTCAGGTCACCAG GGAGGCCATCAGCCTGGTTTGTGAGGCTGTGCCGGGTGCTAAGGGGGCAACAAGAAGGAGAAAG CCCTGTAGCCGCCCACTCAGCTCTATCCTGGGGAGGAGTAACCTGAAATTTGCTGGAATGCCAATCACTCTCACCGTCTCCACCAGCAGCCTCAACCTCATGGCCGCAGACTGTAAACAG ATCATTGCCAACCACCACATGCAATCTATCTCATTTGCGTCCGGCGGGGACCCG GACACAGCCGAGTATGTTGCTTATGTTGCCAAAGACCCTGTGAATCAGAGAG CCTGCCATATCCTGGAGTGTCCTGAAGGACTTGCCCAGGACGTCATCAGCACCATCGGTCAGGCCTTTGAGTTACGCTTCAAACAATACCTCAGGAACCCACCCAAGCTGGTCACCCCCCATGACAG GATGGCTGGCTTTGATGGCTCAGCTTgggatgaggaggaagaagagccaCCTGATCATCAGTACTATAATGACTTCCCGGGGAAGGAACCCCCTCTTGGGGGGGTAGTAGACATGAGACTTCGGGAAGGAGCTGCTCCAGGGGCTGCTCGACCCACTCCACCCAGTGCCCAGACCCCCAGCCACCTGGGGGCTACATTG CCTGTAGGGCAGCCTGCTGTGGGAGACTCAGAGATCCGCAAACAGATGTTGCCTCCACCACCCTGTCCAG CAGGTAGAGAACTCTTTGATGATCCCTCCTATGTCAACGTCCAGAACCTAGACAAGGCCCGGCAAGCAGGGGGTGGGGCTGGGCCGCCCAATCCTGCCATAAATGGCAGTGCACCTCGGGACCTCTTTGACATGA AACCCTTTGAAGATGCCCTCCGGGTGCCTCCACCTCCGCAGTCTATGTCCATGGCTGAGCAGCTCCGGGGAGAGCCCTGGTTCCATGGGAAACTGAGCCGGAGGGAGGCTGAGGCGCTGCTCCAGCTCAATGGGGACTTCCTGGTGCGAGAGAGCACGACCACACCTGGCCAATATGTGCTTACTGGCCTGCAGAGTGGACAACCCAAGCACCTACTTCTGGTGGACCCTGAGGGTGTG